The Vibrio navarrensis genome has a segment encoding these proteins:
- a CDS encoding ABC transporter ATP-binding protein gives MEEILRIDNLKQHFVSGRKLFAKGYTVKAVDGVSLSVKRGETLGLVGESGCGKSTLGRTILKLFEPTEGKIYFEGRDITQLSPKEMRPLRKEMQIVFQDPLESLNQRHTIGMILEEPFIIHKVGTAAERKQWVLELLEKVGLPANAVSRYPHEFSGGQRQRIGIARAIALKPKLLICDESVSALDVSVQAQIINLLLRLQQEMNLAMIFISHDLSVVRQVSDNVAVMYFGKIVEYGKSIELYDNPQNEYTKKLLSAIPITHPKYRRKKRELSRKIS, from the coding sequence ATGGAAGAGATATTGAGAATCGACAATCTCAAGCAACACTTTGTTTCGGGTAGAAAATTGTTTGCGAAAGGGTACACAGTCAAAGCCGTTGATGGGGTATCTCTTTCTGTTAAACGTGGTGAAACGCTTGGCCTAGTGGGCGAGTCAGGGTGTGGTAAAAGCACCTTGGGCCGAACCATTTTAAAATTGTTCGAGCCTACCGAAGGTAAGATCTATTTTGAAGGGCGGGATATTACCCAACTCAGCCCGAAAGAGATGCGTCCTTTGCGTAAAGAGATGCAGATCGTTTTTCAAGATCCGCTCGAGTCGCTCAATCAACGCCATACCATAGGAATGATTTTGGAAGAGCCGTTTATTATCCATAAAGTGGGGACGGCAGCAGAGCGCAAACAGTGGGTACTTGAACTACTTGAAAAAGTCGGTCTACCAGCGAATGCGGTCAGCCGTTATCCGCATGAATTTTCGGGTGGGCAGCGTCAACGTATTGGTATTGCCAGAGCAATAGCGCTTAAACCTAAATTACTCATTTGTGATGAATCTGTATCGGCGTTGGATGTTTCCGTACAGGCACAAATTATTAATTTACTCTTGAGGCTGCAGCAAGAAATGAATCTTGCCATGATATTTATTTCTCATGACTTATCGGTAGTGAGACAAGTATCCGATAATGTTGCCGTCATGTACTTTGGAAAAATAGTGGAATACGGAAAATCGATTGAGCTGTATGATAATCCACAAAATGAATATACAAAGAAATTGCTTTCTGCTATACCAATTACTCATCCAAAGTATAGAAGGAAAAAGCGAGAACTCTCTCGGAAAATTTCGTAG
- a CDS encoding ABC transporter permease encodes MINVSPLTQKKIRAFKEIKRGYWSFIVLVTLLVLSLFAEFLVNSKALVVKYNGDWFFPVVSDVRPGSDFGLDYSSETDYRSLKKQFEQEGGSNFVLMPLVPWNPYEQDFSGDFPPVAPDAQAKHYLGTDVIGRDILARLVYGFRTAMGFALVTMAVSYAIGTVVGCAMGFFGGKFDLFVQRLIEIWSMVPFLYVIMILVSITQPTFALFVAINVLFGWMGMTWYMRTMTYKESAREYVLAAKALGASTWRILMHHILPNTMVMIVTLAPFTIAGNITALTALDYLGLGLMPPTPSWGELLQQGKSNLDSPWIVSSVVTSIVAILVMVTFIGEAIRAAFDPKKFTRYV; translated from the coding sequence ATGATCAATGTAAGCCCTTTAACACAGAAGAAAATTCGTGCATTTAAAGAGATTAAGCGTGGTTACTGGTCATTTATCGTCTTGGTCACTTTGCTGGTGCTTTCGCTGTTTGCTGAATTTCTCGTCAACAGCAAAGCGCTGGTAGTGAAATATAACGGCGATTGGTTTTTCCCTGTGGTGAGTGATGTTCGCCCAGGCAGTGATTTTGGCTTGGACTATTCAAGCGAGACGGATTACCGCAGCTTGAAAAAACAATTTGAACAAGAAGGTGGCTCCAATTTCGTGCTGATGCCACTGGTGCCATGGAACCCTTACGAGCAGGATTTTAGCGGTGATTTCCCGCCCGTTGCACCAGATGCCCAAGCCAAACACTACCTCGGTACCGATGTGATTGGCCGCGATATTCTTGCCAGATTGGTGTATGGCTTTCGAACTGCGATGGGGTTCGCTCTGGTGACGATGGCGGTCTCCTATGCCATAGGCACTGTTGTCGGCTGTGCGATGGGCTTCTTTGGGGGTAAGTTCGACCTTTTTGTTCAGCGGCTTATCGAAATTTGGTCTATGGTGCCTTTTCTCTATGTCATCATGATTTTGGTCTCCATCACGCAACCGACTTTTGCCCTCTTTGTGGCCATAAACGTATTATTTGGCTGGATGGGGATGACGTGGTACATGCGTACCATGACCTATAAAGAGTCGGCTCGAGAATATGTTCTGGCAGCGAAAGCATTGGGCGCGTCTACATGGCGTATTTTAATGCACCACATCTTGCCAAATACCATGGTGATGATTGTCACGCTCGCACCGTTTACCATTGCCGGGAATATTACTGCGCTGACCGCACTGGATTATTTGGGGCTAGGTCTGATGCCACCAACGCCAAGTTGGGGTGAGTTGTTACAACAAGGAAAGTCGAATCTGGATTCACCTTGGATAGTCTCGTCCGTGGTCACTTCCATCGTCGCCATTCTCGTTATGGTGACGTTCATTGGCGAAGCGATCCGCGCGGCATTTGATCCTAAGAAATTCACCAGATACGTATAG
- a CDS encoding extracellular solute-binding protein: MKNNRVALSVFAALAAVSFNLYAQSLPADITWISNTEEPLFASSEAKQGGTLRTYLTSFPQTLRSVGPDANSGLRHYFMDGAPKLAQRHPNTGKWIPQLAEAWAFDADNKTVYFKLDKNAKWSDGEKVTADDYVFMMKYYQSKDIIDPWYNDFFTNSIKEVVKFDDYTIAIKTSTAQSADALMVLINMPSNGLQPRPQHFFKGAKDENNDGMPDDFVRAYNFKAEPTTAPYYMDEVDKGKRVTFKHVKNWWGYHNRYYQNRYNVDKVRISIIRDQDIALKHFEKGNLDFFDMVLPEYWHSKADSEGFKNGYIHKFWGFNQASQGAGGLWINTAMPLLDNLEVRKGLMFATDYDGMIENIMRGDYSRKPHGLGFGHGEYDKADNKAPEFSAEKAIAHFEKAGFNVIGPDGIRMNDKGQRLSFAITYGYQSWTPRIAYLKEQAKLAGLEFTLNLVDGSSAFKYILEKKHQLAFLNMGSGEIPAYWEYLHSDNANKPQTNAHTNFSSPELDKLIEAYDAEFDEQKRYQLSHQIQDYVSDAAIIVPGYMVPYTRAVHWRWLKMPANPMTKKTEDFFHPMDIGNFWIDQDVKKETEKAMKASKTFPEVTVVDDRFKL, from the coding sequence ATGAAAAATAATAGAGTGGCGCTGTCCGTTTTTGCTGCGTTAGCGGCAGTCAGTTTTAATCTTTACGCACAGAGCTTGCCTGCTGACATCACTTGGATCAGCAATACTGAGGAACCGCTATTCGCTTCATCGGAAGCGAAACAGGGCGGTACGCTGCGTACATACTTAACCAGTTTCCCGCAAACATTACGTAGCGTTGGCCCTGATGCCAACTCTGGCCTGCGTCACTACTTTATGGATGGTGCGCCCAAATTGGCTCAGCGTCATCCAAACACAGGTAAGTGGATCCCGCAATTAGCGGAGGCGTGGGCGTTTGATGCCGACAATAAAACGGTTTACTTCAAACTGGACAAAAACGCTAAGTGGTCAGACGGTGAGAAAGTAACCGCCGACGACTACGTCTTCATGATGAAGTACTACCAATCGAAAGACATTATTGATCCCTGGTATAACGATTTCTTCACTAACAGCATCAAAGAAGTGGTGAAGTTTGACGACTACACTATCGCGATCAAAACGTCGACGGCACAAAGCGCCGATGCCTTGATGGTGTTGATCAACATGCCAAGCAACGGCTTACAGCCGCGTCCACAGCACTTTTTCAAAGGTGCTAAAGACGAGAACAACGACGGTATGCCGGACGATTTCGTACGTGCTTACAACTTCAAAGCTGAGCCAACCACGGCGCCATACTACATGGATGAAGTGGACAAAGGTAAGCGTGTTACCTTTAAGCATGTGAAGAACTGGTGGGGTTACCACAATCGTTACTACCAAAATCGCTACAATGTTGACAAAGTACGCATCAGCATCATTCGTGACCAAGACATTGCGTTGAAACATTTTGAGAAAGGTAATTTAGACTTTTTCGATATGGTGCTGCCTGAATATTGGCACAGCAAAGCCGATTCTGAAGGTTTTAAAAACGGCTACATCCATAAATTCTGGGGATTCAACCAAGCTTCGCAAGGCGCGGGCGGTTTGTGGATCAACACTGCCATGCCGCTGCTTGATAACTTAGAAGTGCGCAAAGGGTTAATGTTTGCCACTGACTACGATGGCATGATCGAAAACATCATGCGTGGTGATTATTCGCGTAAACCCCACGGCCTCGGATTTGGCCATGGTGAATACGACAAAGCCGACAATAAAGCGCCAGAATTTAGCGCCGAGAAAGCGATAGCGCATTTTGAAAAAGCGGGCTTTAACGTGATTGGCCCTGATGGCATTCGCATGAATGACAAAGGTCAGCGCTTGTCTTTTGCCATCACCTACGGTTACCAAAGCTGGACGCCGCGTATTGCCTATCTGAAAGAGCAAGCCAAACTCGCAGGGTTAGAATTTACCTTAAATCTGGTCGATGGCTCATCGGCATTTAAGTACATTCTGGAGAAAAAGCATCAACTGGCTTTCCTAAACATGGGGTCGGGTGAAATCCCGGCTTATTGGGAATATCTCCATTCGGACAACGCAAATAAACCGCAAACCAACGCCCACACGAACTTCAGCAGTCCTGAGTTGGACAAGTTGATCGAAGCCTACGATGCGGAGTTTGACGAGCAAAAACGTTACCAGCTCTCTCATCAAATTCAGGATTACGTTAGTGACGCAGCCATAATTGTTCCTGGATATATGGTGCCCTACACCCGAGCAGTTCACTGGCGTTGGCTGAAAATGCCAGCAAACCCAATGACGAAGAAAACCGAAGATTTCTTCCATCCTATGGACATCGGCAATTTCTGGATCGATCAGGATGTGAAGAAAGAGACAGAAAAAGCGATGAAAGCAAGCAAGACGTTCCCTGAAGTCACGGTTGTTGACGACAGATTTAAGCTGTAA
- a CDS encoding ABC transporter ATP-binding protein — translation MDSEVVLSVRNLETEFLTDSGPVQVLHGVSFDVKKGRTLGLVGESGCGKSVTSMSIMGLLPKPYGRIIGGEILYRGKNLAVLPAQEMYAMRGDRISIIFQDPMTALNPVHTVGKQLMEVLKLHRPELSRSERRSHALEMLKKVHIPMPEKRLDEYPHNLSGGMRQRVMIAMALACKPEILICDEPTTALDVTVQASILDLINELQQETGMAVVFITHDLGVVAEICDDVAVMYAGKIVEYADVFELFDAPKHPYTDRLMGLMPSLEHAPKQLIEIKPIDISKFPEFRG, via the coding sequence ATGGACAGTGAAGTTGTACTAAGTGTCAGAAACTTAGAGACTGAATTTCTAACGGATAGCGGGCCTGTGCAAGTACTGCATGGCGTCAGTTTTGATGTCAAAAAAGGCCGCACATTGGGCCTTGTGGGTGAGTCAGGATGTGGCAAAAGTGTCACCTCGATGTCCATCATGGGGTTATTGCCAAAACCTTACGGGCGAATCATCGGCGGCGAGATCCTTTACCGTGGGAAAAACTTGGCTGTGTTACCGGCACAAGAAATGTACGCCATGCGTGGTGATCGCATTTCTATCATCTTCCAAGACCCTATGACGGCACTGAACCCAGTGCACACGGTCGGCAAACAATTGATGGAAGTGCTTAAACTGCACCGCCCAGAATTGAGCCGCAGTGAGCGCCGCAGTCATGCATTAGAGATGCTGAAAAAAGTGCATATCCCGATGCCGGAGAAGCGCTTGGATGAGTATCCCCATAACCTTTCTGGTGGAATGAGACAACGTGTCATGATCGCCATGGCATTGGCTTGCAAACCGGAAATCTTGATCTGTGATGAACCGACTACGGCGCTGGATGTGACTGTACAGGCATCAATTCTTGATCTGATCAATGAATTACAACAGGAAACGGGCATGGCCGTCGTTTTTATCACTCACGATCTCGGAGTGGTAGCGGAGATTTGTGACGATGTTGCGGTCATGTATGCAGGAAAAATCGTCGAGTATGCGGACGTCTTTGAGCTGTTTGATGCACCCAAGCACCCGTATACAGATCGCTTAATGGGACTCATGCCGAGCTTAGAGCATGCCCCTAAACAGTTGATTGAGATTAAACCTATCGATATCAGCAAATTTCCGGAGTTCAGAGGGTGA
- a CDS encoding zinc-dependent metalloprotease, which yields MFKRLALASAITALLAGCGADDQAYDHVERDAKEIAVKDLKDGRWFYVPTTGAAPRFALNQFPFLQGDPRYVELCFTKEGLEVRSYDKNYPNAHLPKDENNYCGDDKFVADDDTVNFAQVLTIPGDFAAYRCQEDSYGDCTNEEEVNGDASLSYRKKTHFTPIPEDLEVSEFNMEDLYGLTDGVSEQGTPRLISWEFDPKKGVLNFELERTFRVDMDKLTDYIDFATKASISDALVDGAFKSRFYYSLVHESAIATEGYQPILYPVGDENDIGFFTTATKALNPITNKYDRDVVYLNRFNPNQESIKYYLTDNFFEEKNKIFLDATLQSIEKMNQALNVFGSDAGKPEIEIVNKSQPAGVHPGDLRYNVINLVDEPLANGLLGYGPSVSNPMTGEIIKGHVNQYAGVSRTTVPYNWDNLARFYNRNQLDTNGLDPLPTEDKAAKTEVESRVASLATMAAIAKLEADENSQVPMISKEELLPGRLATKNPTSLVKNFNDDMAFEDVVAAEENRLAFWSENNVYPVEATWVSSTSKAMLDNLKLDDDRYFDIKMDDSGNEVSRQLKRWKALPKDLQTIVANAITVATYSNTLVHELGHNMGLRHNFKGSNDKANYYTLEQAHKLGLTNIPAYSSTMDYAPSMLDETPTWGLYDIAAFKFGYGRKVETIQDASVAKPEPLVEPSADASEEEKAAYSAYLAAKKAYEESFAYKFGSNPANESLMVCSEVEKLSGENDGKSLYNCDFSRFDSAALSGNVDDYAKTRYGVLYYLDKANEIERKKYDFCTDGNVSLNSDCNRFDEGTTLDEIVSYEWQNYLDSYDRRNLAVYSTTGLYSSDYPNYIVRRYSEMSSIRDKMEDLERIDNIYTNLGYSASTDKPGDFLLRLASNPTYCVDGRATNTWFCDYAYGAQKAAAFFLDVLRTPEHQCVIENASGTQKIVSLGKLLDNNSHLIPADYDLAAANCFDKLAAEFIEDADTGYKAVAETKDGRFLTSIGTIDPDYPWSNAVSVLGNWPDKGLASYFLARRYSNRYTDEVSFASLLDIPGVQAEYENIMANIVAGKSLNKPVELVDKAGNAYTNLKGVNVNIHLTEQMESLSPMPRGIKTFFGISNRSRERIADVILNMGVSQMQSNDFKVKARGKAQFDSFTKQQDRYGIIAGDKVEFVIEGKKFVATKSNKLAYSYANQLVTSDGYDLKTYLDGYDAAVLATIASNIDKAWGVFRTDIKPAYHDAVLLFDAPMVNAMKVAIDADIAADVELISTSFNSFVTANITAGDIVYDNVASTLSYKGGKAHSVDDVYAAYYDAFLLIANNYGDDMMFAVDNVYAGYTAAESADKDLWSKDLNLIQAYLKGDIGTVAGKYYELLDRLPNSSDFE from the coding sequence ATGTTTAAAAGATTAGCTCTTGCATCTGCAATTACAGCATTATTAGCAGGCTGTGGAGCAGATGATCAGGCCTATGACCATGTTGAAAGAGATGCGAAAGAAATCGCGGTAAAAGATCTTAAAGATGGTCGTTGGTTTTATGTTCCAACCACCGGAGCAGCACCTCGCTTCGCTTTAAACCAGTTCCCTTTCTTACAAGGCGATCCTCGCTACGTAGAGCTTTGCTTTACTAAAGAAGGCTTGGAAGTACGCAGCTATGATAAGAACTATCCAAATGCGCATTTACCAAAAGATGAAAATAATTATTGTGGTGATGACAAGTTTGTAGCCGATGATGACACGGTTAACTTTGCTCAAGTTTTGACTATCCCAGGTGATTTCGCTGCATATCGTTGCCAAGAAGATTCCTACGGCGATTGTACTAATGAAGAAGAAGTCAACGGTGATGCAAGCTTAAGTTATAGAAAAAAAACACATTTTACTCCTATACCAGAGGATCTAGAAGTCTCCGAGTTTAACATGGAAGATCTTTATGGCCTTACGGATGGCGTTTCTGAGCAAGGCACACCAAGGCTTATCTCTTGGGAGTTCGATCCAAAGAAAGGTGTTCTCAACTTTGAATTAGAGCGTACATTCCGTGTCGATATGGACAAACTTACCGACTATATCGATTTTGCTACCAAAGCTAGCATTTCAGATGCCTTGGTTGATGGTGCGTTCAAATCGCGTTTCTACTATTCATTAGTGCATGAGAGTGCAATTGCCACCGAAGGTTATCAGCCCATTCTGTACCCAGTAGGGGACGAAAACGATATCGGCTTTTTTACAACCGCAACGAAAGCACTCAATCCTATTACTAACAAGTATGATCGCGATGTTGTTTATCTTAATCGTTTCAATCCAAACCAAGAATCAATCAAATACTATCTGACAGACAATTTCTTTGAAGAGAAAAACAAAATCTTCTTAGATGCGACGCTGCAATCTATTGAAAAAATGAACCAAGCTCTGAACGTGTTTGGCTCAGATGCAGGGAAACCGGAAATTGAGATTGTCAACAAGTCTCAACCCGCAGGTGTGCATCCTGGTGACTTACGTTACAACGTGATCAATTTGGTCGATGAACCATTAGCCAATGGTCTTCTTGGATATGGCCCTTCGGTATCAAACCCGATGACTGGTGAGATCATAAAAGGTCATGTCAACCAGTATGCGGGTGTTTCACGCACGACGGTTCCTTACAACTGGGACAATTTAGCTCGTTTTTATAATCGCAATCAGTTGGATACTAACGGTTTAGATCCCTTGCCGACTGAAGACAAGGCAGCCAAGACAGAAGTAGAATCTCGTGTGGCATCTCTGGCGACTATGGCGGCAATAGCAAAACTTGAAGCCGATGAAAACAGCCAAGTGCCAATGATAAGTAAAGAAGAACTGTTACCGGGTAGGCTAGCAACGAAAAATCCAACATCACTGGTTAAGAACTTTAACGACGATATGGCTTTTGAAGATGTGGTTGCTGCTGAAGAAAACCGACTCGCTTTTTGGTCAGAAAATAATGTTTATCCAGTTGAGGCAACGTGGGTCTCTTCTACGAGCAAAGCAATGCTCGATAACTTAAAGTTAGATGATGATCGCTATTTTGATATTAAGATGGATGATTCTGGAAATGAGGTTTCACGTCAACTAAAGCGTTGGAAAGCACTACCTAAAGATCTACAGACCATCGTCGCAAATGCAATTACGGTCGCTACATACAGTAACACTTTGGTTCATGAACTTGGGCATAATATGGGATTGCGCCATAACTTCAAAGGGTCAAACGACAAGGCAAACTATTATACTTTGGAACAAGCTCACAAGTTAGGATTGACAAATATTCCTGCTTATAGCTCCACAATGGATTATGCACCAAGCATGTTGGATGAGACACCAACATGGGGGTTATATGACATTGCGGCCTTTAAGTTTGGCTATGGTCGAAAAGTAGAAACTATCCAAGATGCTTCTGTTGCAAAACCAGAACCGTTGGTCGAGCCTAGTGCAGATGCTTCTGAAGAAGAAAAAGCAGCTTATAGTGCCTATCTTGCTGCTAAGAAAGCCTATGAAGAGAGCTTTGCTTATAAATTTGGTAGCAATCCAGCCAACGAGTCGCTGATGGTCTGCTCAGAAGTAGAAAAACTATCTGGGGAAAACGACGGTAAATCACTGTACAACTGTGACTTTAGTCGCTTCGATTCTGCTGCGTTGAGCGGCAATGTCGATGATTACGCAAAAACACGCTATGGCGTACTTTATTACTTAGATAAAGCCAACGAGATTGAGCGTAAAAAATACGATTTCTGTACAGACGGAAATGTCTCTTTGAACAGTGATTGTAACCGTTTTGACGAAGGAACAACGCTAGATGAGATTGTTTCTTACGAGTGGCAAAACTATTTAGATAGTTATGATCGTCGTAATCTGGCTGTATACAGTACGACGGGATTATATTCATCAGACTATCCAAACTACATTGTTCGTCGTTATTCAGAAATGTCGTCAATTCGAGATAAAATGGAGGATCTAGAACGTATAGATAATATCTACACGAATCTAGGTTACAGCGCGAGTACTGATAAACCAGGAGATTTCTTGCTACGCTTAGCTTCAAATCCTACTTACTGTGTGGATGGCAGAGCAACGAATACTTGGTTCTGTGATTATGCGTATGGTGCTCAAAAAGCGGCCGCATTCTTCCTTGATGTACTTCGTACACCAGAGCATCAGTGTGTGATCGAAAATGCTTCTGGTACGCAAAAAATAGTCTCATTGGGCAAATTGTTGGACAACAATTCACATCTTATTCCTGCTGATTACGATTTAGCGGCAGCAAACTGTTTTGATAAGCTAGCTGCGGAGTTTATTGAGGATGCAGACACTGGATATAAAGCGGTCGCAGAAACGAAAGATGGTCGTTTCTTAACGTCAATTGGTACCATTGATCCAGATTATCCATGGTCGAACGCGGTTTCTGTGCTAGGCAACTGGCCAGATAAAGGATTGGCAAGCTACTTCTTGGCACGTCGCTACTCAAATCGCTATACCGATGAAGTCAGTTTCGCATCGTTGCTAGATATACCTGGTGTTCAAGCGGAATACGAAAACATTATGGCGAATATTGTGGCTGGTAAGTCATTGAATAAGCCAGTAGAACTTGTGGATAAAGCAGGTAACGCTTATACGAATCTGAAGGGTGTTAATGTCAATATTCATCTGACAGAACAAATGGAGTCACTATCTCCAATGCCACGCGGTATTAAGACGTTCTTTGGAATATCTAATCGCAGTCGAGAGCGTATTGCTGACGTTATTCTCAATATGGGTGTAAGTCAGATGCAATCGAACGATTTTAAAGTGAAAGCACGTGGTAAAGCCCAGTTTGATTCGTTCACTAAACAGCAAGATCGCTATGGCATTATTGCTGGTGACAAAGTTGAGTTTGTTATTGAGGGCAAGAAGTTTGTAGCAACAAAATCTAATAAGCTGGCTTACAGTTATGCAAACCAACTCGTTACTTCAGATGGTTACGATTTGAAAACATACTTGGACGGTTACGATGCTGCTGTTTTAGCAACCATTGCATCCAACATCGATAAGGCATGGGGAGTATTCCGTACGGATATTAAACCTGCGTACCATGATGCGGTTCTATTGTTTGACGCACCTATGGTAAACGCAATGAAAGTTGCTATCGATGCAGATATCGCAGCAGATGTAGAACTTATTTCTACTTCATTTAATAGCTTCGTTACCGCCAATATAACGGCTGGCGATATTGTGTATGATAATGTTGCATCAACACTTAGCTATAAAGGAGGCAAAGCACACAGTGTTGACGACGTTTACGCTGCATATTACGACGCTTTTCTTCTGATAGCGAATAACTACGGTGATGACATGATGTTTGCTGTCGATAACGTATACGCAGGTTATACAGCGGCAGAATCGGCGGATAAAGATCTATGGTCAAAAGACCTAAACTTAATCCAAGCTTACCTAAAAGGTGATATTGGTACGGTGGCTGGTAAGTATTATGAGCTACTAGATAGACTGCCAAATTCGAGCGACTTCGAATAG